acttattacatcgccattgcgccaccaatcttgggaactaagatgttatgtcccttatgtcagtagttatactgactcactcacctttcaaaccggaacacaacaatactaagcttTGTTGGTTGTGTggcagaaaaatatataagatcgAAGGGCATTTTGACAGTTTGACAGGAAACAGTATgacaagtaatttttattattttattgttacttaatattatatattctcatCACTAAGTATATACTCCCAATATGTAATTGCATTACTATTATAGCAACGTTGTAGTTAAAAGTAAcaacctataaatgtcccacaggtGGGCTAAGGACAGAGGACTCCTCTCCTATTATAAAGAGGAAcgtttagaacttattccaccccAATCGGAGTTAATTTTCGAAACAAATTCAGTGGTATTCCTGTTTTTGAACCCGCATACATCGTTTAagtattcacgtgttctaaccactgggctaagTATTATAAGGTTGACTTAGTATGGTTACATATTGaaacacattatataataaaaacattatggtGTTCGTTATCCGTGAAATTAGAAATTGGGGTATTTAAAGTGTAAAGACCGCTAAAAGAAGAAGCTACTATAcagattgtaaataaattattatttaaaaatgtatatttaaaaaatataaagtataataaaaaatatatgaataaattgatACTAGATTTTTTACGctggttttgttatttttctttttgttttatttaaaactgatgATTATGGAACTGATATACAAGGAAAAAGATGTAAAAATGAAAGTAAACGTacaatataagaaattaaaaaaaaaagtcatttaaatataatttccagAACTTAGATTATTGTacgtcatttttaaatatatataacaaaaaataaaaaaatgtacctaaaactgcaaataaataattttgaattagaaaaagataatatttaattaactcatTAATCATGTCTAAGCTTTACTACgcctttttatatattctgcatgttataatttatttttcataaacaaTACGCGGAAATTTATTCGCTCTCCTCTCCGCACTAATTCTGTAAATGCAGCGTAAAACGGCGCTAAGCCGTGAACGTTATGGTAAAATAAAGTCAGTCGTATATTGGCTTTAATCAGTGTTACCAGTtctgttcgaaatttaaaaagtttcatttcATCTTTTTAAAAATGCTCAAAGGCATTCTAtgcgttactttttttttccttttgacTTTTGTGTCCAACGAGGACAAAAGAAATCGCCAAGTGAAATTATTGTCGTTTAACGCAGAAGCTGAAGATGTGGAAGTGAGTAAaagaaatgataattattattgctatgttaaagttaattttaagggagattaaataaaaaacaattatttaaggtTGGCCTGGATTTTTCAATACCTTTCATTAAAATACCActgaaaaaaacttttaacGCTGTAGCAGAATTTGGCATACCCGGTATtgtaagtagtttttttttttcgtttattcCAGAGTTAGTTTACAAGTCAGAATCCTCCAGCATTGATGTGCACATATCTttcgaatttaaatttgaaagatATGTGCCAATCAAAactgttatttaattgataGTCTTTTAATTTTAGTCCCCGTTCGATGTGATGAAAACTCACGAAAATTCGTTTCGAAgtgtttctaataatataaaggaTCGATTGGTTAATACTTTCAAATACCTGAACGtccatatgtttttattatattattattatcaactgTTTTGAAACTGTTTCAGAGTTTGtcgaaaattaatataaatccaaTTGCCCTTGTGCTCGGCggcatgattattatttttactagttTAGTCGTGCCCTTTGTGAGCAAAGCGTTCGACTGGCACCACTTGGAGCGATCCTCACGaagtatgtattataaacattttttaagtattaatccTATTGATAACAGTTATGTcatcctgaccgatttcagccacggcagcTATTGTAAGggagacatattatagtgcacgtgTGTACGTAACCAcatatgcactctctattctctcactctcatattcCGATATTGATTCCGGACggtaaatccgacacgactgaaaagagttcaggcgcacgaCCAACGGCCTTACGTGCTTCCCGAGGCACGAAATACATgcaatgcaaatatttatataaaatttcgcttagcttattataacttttttattaataccataatataattatctaatCCAATCTTTTGTTATGAAAACATTTCATGAACACTATATTTGAAcaataatatttcgtatttaaataccatgaaacgaaacaaataaaatatttatatattcataacagATAATAACGATAatcgattattaaaataattgtaatctcGTTTAGTTtcgtttacatatatattattaagtcggaagtgtggacactcccgtgcctcggaaagcacgtaaagccgttggtccagcgcctgaactctttccggtcgtatcggattgccgttccatcggattatgagaatgcatctgtgtttgcgcacacacttgtgcactataatatctcctgcacagttggctaatctcttttgagatcggccgccgtggccgaaatcggtctggaggacattattattgttattatatatataatataattcgaatCGTATGGGTACTTAGATTATCTTCCACTTAAACAACTTATATCGCTCCTACTATATTTGTTCACTTTAGGtgatcaatttatttttgtgttgctATTTCATCTCGTTAACGTTCGACTTCAAAATCAAGAcgcatgaataattttatatgttgcttataatatatcgttaaacagaacattattatacaatttaaggtacaatattaattaattagggACGCGTTCCGCAGCAAACTTTGttagatattttcttttttggcTTTATTGATGTACaggattttttacatttaatcttCGGTGGTTCAACT
The Nymphalis io chromosome 19, ilAglIoxx1.1, whole genome shotgun sequence DNA segment above includes these coding regions:
- the LOC126776159 gene encoding uncharacterized protein LOC126776159; translation: MLKGILCVTFFFLLTFVSNEDKRNRQVKLLSFNAEAEDVEVGLDFSIPFIKIPLKKTFNAVAEFGIPGISLSKININPIALVLGGMIIIFTSLVVPFVSKAFDWHHLERSSRNDDDINNFQTFYLTEQLVAHSRACPERVACWAGRRNKNAEHMQTWKHIMSNKLLSTMVNTTALKEATMRGIKGHDCDSYTPCPIDEKALPKLMKNFEFLTNSR